DNA from Actinoplanes sp. SE50/110:
GAGCGCGGTGATCGCCACGATCAGCACCGCGGCGCCCCCGGAGTTCGCCCCGCCGAGCAGCAGCACCGCGATCACGGTGAGGGTGGTGGCCCCGAGCGTGACCGGGGAGGCGCTGACCGCGGCGAGCCGGCCCAGCACGAACAGCGTGGCCAGGATCTGCACGGCGTTCCACGGCCAGGGGTCGCCGGGCGCGTGGTCGACCCAGCCCAGGAAGATCATCAGGAAGGTGAGCCGCCAGGCGTTCACCGGCCACCGGTACGACACCGCGACCGGCAACACCGATCCCACCGCGATGATCCCGACCAGCAGGGCCGGGATCTCCCGGGTCGTGCTGAGCTCCTCCCACGCCGCCAGACCCAGACTGACCAGCACGAACAGGATCAGCGGGAGGGTGAACCGGAGGCGCCCGCGGACCGGCGGACGGGCGGTCTCGCGGCCGACCGCGAGCCGGACCAGCGGCCCCATTGCCCCGTTTCGCCGCCTCGGGCCAGTAGTCTCCATCCCCAGCAGGGTAAGGCGCTGTGCGGGCCATGTCGTGACCCTGTGGTACCCCCTACCTAAGGAGTAGCGCTGTGCCTCGCACCGTGTTGGTGACCGGCGGGAACCGCGGGATCGGGCTGGCCATCGCCCAGGCCTTCGCCAAGCAGGGCGACCGCGTCGTGATCACCCACCGTGGCTCGGGCGCGCCCGAGGGCCTGTTCGGCGTGCAGTGCGACATCACCGACGCCGCGTCGGTCGACGCCGCGTTCAGCTTCGTGGAGGCCGAGATCGGCCCGATCGAGGTGCTGGTCGCCAACGCCGGGATCACCGACGACACGCTGCTGCTGCGGATGTCCGAGGAGCAGTTCGAGCGGGTCCTGGACACCAACCTGACCGGCGCCTTCCGGGTCGCCAAACGGGCCAGTGGCAAGATGCTGCGGGCCAAGTGGGGCCGGATGATCTTCATCTCCTCGGTGGTCGGCCTGTACGGCGGTCCCGGCCAGGTGAACTACGCCGCGTCGAAGGCGGGCCTGGTCGGCATGGCCCGTAGCATCACGCGGGAGCTGAGCACGCGGAACATCACGGCGAACGTGGTGGCGCCCGGCTTCATTCAGACCGAGATGACCGACGTCTTGCCCGACTCGCGCAAGGCCGAGATCATCAAGGCCGTCCCGGCCGGTCGTCTCGCCAGCCCGGAAGAGGTCGCCGCGGCGGTGACCTTCCTGGCGAGCGACAGTGCGGCGTACATCTCGGGCGCCGTGCTCCCCGTCGACGGGGGCTTGGGGATGGGGCACTGAGTTTTTCCGAGAATTCTTTTCAGGAGAGAATGTTGTCTGGACTGCTGGCCGGTAAACGGCTGCTCGTCACCGGCGTCATCACCGACGCCTCGATCGCCTTCTCGGTGGCGAAGCTCGCGCAGGAGAACGGCGCCACCGTCGTGCTCACCGGCTTCGGCCGGCTCTCGCTGGTGGAGCGGATCGCCAAGCGGCTCCCCGAGACCGCTCCGGTCATCGAGCTGGACGTGACCAACCAGGAGCACCTGGACGCGCTGGCGTCCCGGGTCCGCGAGCACGTCGACGGGCTGGACGGCGTTGTCCACTCGATCGGCTTCGCCCCGCAGAGCGCCCTCGGCGGCACCTTCCTCGAGACCCCGTGGGAGGACGTGGCACAGGCGCTGCACGTCTCGACGTACTCCTACAAGTCGCTGGCGACCGCCTGTCTGCCGCTGATGGACCAGGGTGGCTCGATCGTCGGGATGACCTTCGACGCGACCAAGGCCTACCCGCTCTACGACTGGATGGGCGTGGCCAAGGCCGGGCTCGAGTCCGCCTCCCGGTACCTCGCGATGTACCTGGGCAAGCACGGGATCCGCAGCAACATCGTGTCGGCCGGGCCGCTGCGCACCATGGCGGCCAAGTCGATCCCGGGCTTCAGTGACTTCGAGGATGCCTGGACCCGGCGCGCGCCGCTGGGCTGGGAGCTGGAGAACCCGGAGCCGACCGCCCGCGCGGTCTGCGCCCTGCTCAGCGACTGGTTCCCGGCCACCACGGGTGAGATGGTGCACGTTGACGGGGGTTACCACGCCATCGCCGCTTAGTGCGGTGGCAGGATTGGCGGGTGGTTTACGACGCGTTCGTCCTGCTCTCCTTCGGCGGCCCCGAAAAGCCCGATGACGTGATGCCGTTCCTGCGCAACGTGGTGCGCGGGCGGGGCGTCCCGGACGAGCGCCTCGCCGAGGTGCGTGAGCACTACATGCACTTCGGCGGGGTCTCCCCGATCAACCAGCAGTGCCGCGACCTGCTCGCCGCGGTGCGGGCCGAGTTCGCCGGGCACGGCATCGACCTGCCGGCGTACTGGGGCAACCGCAACTGGCACCCGATGCTGGCCGACACCGTGGCCCAGATGCGCGACGACGGTGTCGAACGCGCCCTCGGCTTCGCCACCAGTGCGTACGGCGGATATTCGTCCTGCAAGCAGTATTGGGAGGACATCGCCGCGGCCCGCAAGGCGGTCGGGCCGAAAGCGCCGGTGATCATGAAGCTGCGGCAGTTCCACGATCATCCCGGCTTCGTCGAGCCGCACGCCGAGGCGGTCCGTGCCGCTCTGGGCACGCTCGACCCGGCCCGCCGGGCCAGCACCCGGATCGCCTTCACGGCCCACTCCATCCCGACCGGCATGGCCCGCAACGCCGGCCCCACCGGCGGCCGCTACACCGCCCAGCTGGAGGAGACCGCCCGGCTGGTCCAGGCCCGCGCCGCCGAGGACGTGCCGTGGGACCTGGTCTGGCAGAGCCGGTCCGGCCCGCCGCAGGTGCCGTGGCTGGAGCCGGACATCAACGACCACCTGACGGCCCTCGCCGAGAAGGGGATCACCGACGTGGTGGTCAGCCCGATCGGTTTCGTCTCCGACCACCTCGAGGTGCTCTGGGACCTGGACAACGAGGCCAGGGAGACCGCCGAGCGGCTGGGTCTGGGCTACGCCCGGGCCGCCACGCCGGGCGTCCACCCGCGGTTCGTCAGCATGGTGCGCGAGCTGGTCGAGGAGCGGCTGGGTGAGCAACCCCACAACCGGCTCGGTACGCTGCCGACCTGGGACGTCTGCCCGACGGAGTGCTGCCCCCCGGCGACCCGACCCTCCGCACCGCGACCTGGAGCCCCCGCATGAAGGAACGCAAGGCGATCGAGAGCTGGCTCACCGACATGGACGGTGTGCTCGTCCACGAGGGTGAGCCGGTGCCCGGCGCACCCGAGTTCGTGAACCGGATGAAGGCCTCCGGCAAGCCGTTCCTGATCCTCACCAACAACTCCATCTACACCCCGCGCGACCTGCAGGCCCGGCTCACCCGGATGGGCTTCGAGGTGGACGAGCAGTCGATCTGGACGGCCGCGCTGGCGACCGCGCAGTTCCTCGCCGACCAGCGGCCCGGCGGCACCGCGTACGTGATCGGTGAGGCCGGCCTGACCACCGCGATGCACGCGTCGGGGTACGTGCTGACCGAGTTCGACCCGGACTATGTGGTGCTCGGCGAGACCCGCACCTACAGCTTCGAGGCGATCACCAAGGCGATCCGGCTGATCAACGGCGGTGCCCGGTTCATCTGCACCAACCCGGACGCGACCGGCCCGTCCACCGAGGGCCTGCTCCCGGCGGCCGGCTCGGTGGCCGCGATGATCTCCCGGGCCACCGGGGTGAAGCCGTACTTCGTCGGCAAGCCCAACCCGATGA
Protein-coding regions in this window:
- a CDS encoding beta-ketoacyl-ACP reductase translates to MPRTVLVTGGNRGIGLAIAQAFAKQGDRVVITHRGSGAPEGLFGVQCDITDAASVDAAFSFVEAEIGPIEVLVANAGITDDTLLLRMSEEQFERVLDTNLTGAFRVAKRASGKMLRAKWGRMIFISSVVGLYGGPGQVNYAASKAGLVGMARSITRELSTRNITANVVAPGFIQTEMTDVLPDSRKAEIIKAVPAGRLASPEEVAAAVTFLASDSAAYISGAVLPVDGGLGMGH
- the fabI gene encoding enoyl-ACP reductase FabI; this translates as MSGLLAGKRLLVTGVITDASIAFSVAKLAQENGATVVLTGFGRLSLVERIAKRLPETAPVIELDVTNQEHLDALASRVREHVDGLDGVVHSIGFAPQSALGGTFLETPWEDVAQALHVSTYSYKSLATACLPLMDQGGSIVGMTFDATKAYPLYDWMGVAKAGLESASRYLAMYLGKHGIRSNIVSAGPLRTMAAKSIPGFSDFEDAWTRRAPLGWELENPEPTARAVCALLSDWFPATTGEMVHVDGGYHAIAA
- a CDS encoding ferrochelatase encodes the protein MVYDAFVLLSFGGPEKPDDVMPFLRNVVRGRGVPDERLAEVREHYMHFGGVSPINQQCRDLLAAVRAEFAGHGIDLPAYWGNRNWHPMLADTVAQMRDDGVERALGFATSAYGGYSSCKQYWEDIAAARKAVGPKAPVIMKLRQFHDHPGFVEPHAEAVRAALGTLDPARRASTRIAFTAHSIPTGMARNAGPTGGRYTAQLEETARLVQARAAEDVPWDLVWQSRSGPPQVPWLEPDINDHLTALAEKGITDVVVSPIGFVSDHLEVLWDLDNEARETAERLGLGYARAATPGVHPRFVSMVRELVEERLGEQPHNRLGTLPTWDVCPTECCPPATRPSAPRPGAPA
- a CDS encoding HAD-IIA family hydrolase, with product MGRLPDGVLPPGDPTLRTATWSPRMKERKAIESWLTDMDGVLVHEGEPVPGAPEFVNRMKASGKPFLILTNNSIYTPRDLQARLTRMGFEVDEQSIWTAALATAQFLADQRPGGTAYVIGEAGLTTAMHASGYVLTEFDPDYVVLGETRTYSFEAITKAIRLINGGARFICTNPDATGPSTEGLLPAAGSVAAMISRATGVKPYFVGKPNPMMMRSALNAIGAHSETTAMIGDRMDTDVLCGLEAGLETILVLTGISSRMESETYPYRPSRIVNSVADLIDEI